Proteins encoded within one genomic window of Dyadobacter chenhuakuii:
- a CDS encoding MFS transporter produces MTQTINSDRLFNASCFALITTAFSFSIRAGILPQLGDEFGLTAEQLGFINLMFFLGFPLSMIIGGLVYHTVGPKIIMQIAFVCHVIGILLTIYAGGYTGLLISTFFIGIGNGCTEAACNPMIADTYEGLKMNKMLNRFHMWFPGGIVVGSLISKFMTDANLGWQAQIWVIMIPAVIYAFLFWGQAFPRPHVAGVTSIGENLKAMASPLFIFIFLCMMLTAISEFGPQQWTGLIMSKSGASPMLILALVTGLMALIRFFAAPIVKVLGATGILWGSSVLAAIGIYLFSTVTGGAAYAAAVIFAMGVGLFWPTMIGFIAQNVPLSGALGMSIVGGVGMFSTAIWQPVIGKWLDDAKAEKIAAGLTGDEMELAAGQATLSTMIIFPAILIVAFGILFFWMKGRRSTTTTTAAAAH; encoded by the coding sequence ATGACTCAAACAATTAATAGCGACAGGCTTTTTAATGCTAGTTGTTTTGCTCTTATTACCACCGCTTTTTCTTTCAGTATCCGGGCGGGTATTCTTCCACAGCTGGGGGATGAATTTGGCCTGACTGCGGAGCAGCTTGGGTTTATTAACCTTATGTTTTTCCTCGGTTTTCCCTTGTCCATGATCATTGGCGGACTTGTTTACCACACAGTGGGCCCAAAAATCATCATGCAGATTGCATTTGTCTGCCACGTAATCGGCATTCTTCTTACCATATATGCAGGCGGTTATACCGGCCTTTTGATCTCGACATTTTTTATTGGAATTGGAAACGGGTGTACGGAAGCGGCCTGTAACCCAATGATAGCGGACACTTACGAAGGTTTGAAAATGAATAAGATGCTCAACCGTTTCCACATGTGGTTCCCGGGCGGAATCGTTGTAGGAAGCTTGATATCTAAATTTATGACCGATGCGAACCTGGGATGGCAGGCGCAAATCTGGGTGATTATGATCCCGGCTGTGATTTATGCATTCTTGTTCTGGGGACAGGCATTTCCTAGACCTCACGTTGCAGGTGTAACTTCTATCGGCGAAAACCTGAAAGCAATGGCCTCGCCTTTGTTCATATTTATATTCCTTTGCATGATGCTAACGGCTATTTCTGAGTTCGGGCCACAGCAATGGACTGGTTTGATCATGAGCAAAAGCGGCGCAAGTCCAATGCTTATTCTTGCGCTCGTAACAGGCTTAATGGCTTTGATCCGCTTCTTCGCTGCGCCAATCGTGAAAGTACTTGGCGCAACAGGGATCCTTTGGGGCTCGTCTGTCCTGGCGGCTATCGGAATCTATTTGTTCAGCACGGTAACAGGCGGAGCGGCTTATGCGGCAGCGGTTATCTTCGCGATGGGCGTGGGCCTTTTCTGGCCAACAATGATTGGTTTTATTGCACAGAATGTTCCGCTTAGCGGCGCGTTGGGAATGTCCATCGTAGGTGGTGTGGGTATGTTCTCAACTGCGATCTGGCAGCCTGTTATCGGTAAATGGCTTGATGATGCGAAAGCTGAAAAAATTGCAGCAGGTCTTACAGGTGATGAAATGGAACTGGCAGCCGGTCAGGCGACGCTTAGCACCATGATCATTTTCCCTGCGATTTTGATCGTTGCATTCGGGATTTTGTTCTTCTGGATGAAAGGCAGACGTTCAACAACCACAACTACGGCGGCTGCAGCACATTAA
- a CDS encoding Gfo/Idh/MocA family protein, translating into MGMVGGSLDAFIGGVHRRAAIMDGEIELVCGVFSSDPSKSKETGRALYLPEDRLYNDFEEMILKEKELPEGERMDFVAIVTPNHMHKAPTKLALENGFHVVCDKPITLNTEEAEEITALVEKTGLIFCLTHNYTGYPMVKEAKHMIASGAIGKIRKVIVEYPQGWLATLVEVTGNKQAAWRTDPKRSGAAGGLGDIGTHAENLAEYITGLKITQVCADLTIFVEGRLLDDDAHVLLRFDNGAKGILQNSQIANGEENDLNIRVYGETGGLQWKQLDPNTLIHKTNQGARIIRTGVGNLSKAAQVHTRIPAGHPEGYFEAFANLYRNFAIHLRAYWEGGKADPVYDFPSAQDGLRGMKFIDAVIASNASDTKWTNF; encoded by the coding sequence ATGGGTATGGTGGGCGGATCGCTTGATGCCTTTATAGGCGGCGTCCATCGCCGTGCTGCTATTATGGATGGAGAAATAGAGCTGGTTTGTGGTGTGTTCAGTTCCGATCCTTCCAAATCGAAAGAGACGGGCAGAGCCTTATATTTGCCGGAGGATAGATTATACAACGATTTCGAGGAGATGATCCTCAAAGAAAAAGAGCTTCCCGAAGGAGAACGCATGGATTTTGTGGCCATTGTAACGCCCAACCACATGCACAAGGCCCCTACTAAACTAGCCCTTGAAAACGGTTTTCACGTCGTTTGCGATAAGCCAATTACATTAAATACGGAGGAAGCGGAGGAAATTACAGCATTGGTTGAAAAAACTGGCTTGATTTTCTGCCTTACCCACAATTATACAGGTTATCCTATGGTCAAAGAGGCGAAACATATGATCGCTTCGGGTGCTATCGGCAAGATCCGGAAAGTGATTGTGGAATATCCGCAAGGCTGGCTGGCAACATTGGTGGAAGTGACTGGTAACAAGCAGGCTGCATGGAGAACTGACCCAAAACGCTCAGGCGCTGCAGGCGGCTTAGGCGACATTGGAACACATGCCGAAAACCTGGCCGAATACATTACCGGGCTGAAAATCACTCAGGTTTGTGCCGATCTGACGATTTTCGTGGAAGGCCGCTTACTGGACGACGATGCGCATGTACTGCTGCGTTTCGACAATGGTGCAAAAGGAATTCTGCAAAACAGCCAGATTGCCAACGGCGAAGAAAATGACTTGAACATTCGTGTTTACGGCGAAACAGGAGGCTTGCAATGGAAGCAGCTGGATCCGAACACATTGATCCACAAAACCAACCAGGGCGCACGGATCATCCGCACCGGTGTAGGTAACTTATCCAAAGCCGCTCAGGTGCACACCCGCATTCCCGCAGGTCACCCGGAAGGCTATTTTGAGGCATTTGCGAACCTATACCGCAATTTTGCCATCCATTTGAGAGCATACTGGGAAGGCGGCAAAGCTGATCCCGTTTATGATTTCCCGTCGGCACAGGATGGCCTTAGGGGTATGAAGTTCATTGATGCCGTCATAGCATCAAATGCTTCGGATACCAAATGGACAAATTTCTGA
- a CDS encoding Gfo/Idh/MocA family protein produces MNKIKVGVVGTGFIGPAHIEALRRLPNVEVAALCEVTAELAKEKADGLGIARSYTFDELLKQDDIQAIHICTPNFLHYSQSKAALLAGKHVICEKPLAKDLHEAEELVKLAAETGLVNAVHFNLRYYPLARQMKSMREKGELGEIYSFIGSYLQDWLFYQTDYNWRLEPDKSGDSRAIADIGSHLMDILEYITGLKTVAVMADFNTVHKTRKKPLKAVETYSGKMLQPEDYADVPITTEDHANVLLRFDNGNKGVITVSQVSAGRKNRMSLEISGSKKTFSWCSESPNEMWIGNRDKANEILMRDPSLVNEDVRSTITFPGGHNEGFPDTSKQMFKEVYAAIAEGKQPEKPTFPTFADGYRELLICEKILESNKAQAWVTI; encoded by the coding sequence ATGAACAAAATTAAAGTTGGCGTTGTCGGAACCGGCTTCATTGGGCCCGCACACATCGAAGCTTTGAGACGTCTTCCCAATGTAGAAGTTGCTGCACTTTGCGAAGTAACCGCTGAGCTTGCAAAAGAAAAAGCAGATGGACTCGGAATCGCCCGTTCCTACACATTTGATGAATTACTGAAACAAGATGACATTCAGGCCATTCACATTTGTACACCAAACTTTCTTCACTATTCCCAGTCAAAAGCCGCATTGCTTGCCGGGAAACATGTTATTTGTGAAAAACCACTTGCTAAGGACCTGCATGAAGCAGAGGAACTGGTAAAACTGGCTGCTGAAACTGGCTTGGTTAATGCAGTTCACTTTAATTTGCGTTATTACCCTCTGGCGCGCCAGATGAAATCCATGCGTGAAAAAGGGGAATTGGGGGAAATTTATTCTTTCATCGGTTCTTACCTGCAAGACTGGCTGTTTTACCAAACCGATTACAACTGGCGCCTTGAACCGGACAAATCCGGCGATTCCCGCGCGATTGCCGACATTGGCTCGCACTTAATGGATATTCTCGAATACATTACGGGATTGAAAACCGTTGCCGTTATGGCCGATTTCAACACCGTTCATAAAACGCGTAAAAAACCGCTTAAAGCCGTTGAAACTTATTCAGGCAAAATGTTACAGCCGGAAGATTACGCAGACGTCCCCATTACAACCGAAGATCATGCGAACGTTTTGCTTCGTTTTGATAATGGTAACAAAGGGGTTATCACCGTTTCACAAGTTTCCGCCGGCCGTAAAAACCGCATGAGCCTGGAAATTTCCGGTTCGAAGAAAACATTCAGCTGGTGCTCAGAATCTCCCAACGAAATGTGGATCGGAAACCGTGACAAAGCCAATGAAATCCTGATGCGGGACCCGTCTCTGGTGAATGAAGACGTTCGCTCCACCATCACTTTCCCGGGCGGACACAACGAAGGCTTCCCGGACACTTCAAAACAAATGTTCAAAGAAGTGTACGCCGCCATCGCAGAAGGCAAACAACCAGAAAAACCAACATTCCCAACCTTCGCAGACGGCTACCGCGAACTGCTGATCTGCGAAAAAATCCTGGAAAGCAACAAAGCACAGGCTTGGGTAACTATTTAA
- a CDS encoding sugar phosphate isomerase/epimerase family protein translates to MKTIKGPGIFLAQFLGDEAPFNSLDSIADYMAGLGYKGLQLPTWDPRVIDVKQAAESQTYADELKGKLADKGLEITELASHIIGQLVASHPVYDEMYDGFAVPEVRNNPKARAEWATQHLKYVAKASANLGLKASATFSGALAWPFLYPWPQRPAGLVETAFKELAARWKPILDVYDENGVDVCYELHPGEDLFDGSTFEMFVDYLDGHTRANINYDPSHFVLQQLDYLQFIDLYHDRIKAFHVKDAEFNPTGKQGVYSGFAGWADRAGRFRSLGDGQVDFNSIFSKLSQYDYDSWAVLEWECCIKSPVQGAAEGAPFIESHIIEVTTKAFDDFAGTGADEAFNRKVLGL, encoded by the coding sequence ATGAAAACAATAAAAGGACCTGGAATCTTTCTTGCCCAGTTTTTGGGCGATGAGGCTCCGTTTAATTCATTGGATTCTATCGCTGATTACATGGCGGGGTTGGGCTATAAAGGCTTGCAGCTTCCTACCTGGGATCCGCGTGTGATTGATGTGAAGCAGGCTGCTGAATCGCAGACCTATGCGGATGAGCTGAAAGGAAAGCTGGCTGATAAAGGCTTGGAAATCACTGAACTGGCGTCTCACATTATCGGACAATTGGTTGCTTCGCACCCGGTGTATGATGAAATGTATGACGGTTTTGCGGTTCCGGAAGTTCGGAATAACCCAAAAGCACGTGCAGAATGGGCAACGCAGCATTTGAAATATGTTGCCAAAGCGAGCGCAAACCTGGGTTTGAAAGCCAGTGCAACATTCTCAGGCGCATTGGCGTGGCCATTCCTTTACCCATGGCCGCAACGCCCTGCCGGTTTGGTTGAGACTGCATTTAAAGAACTGGCAGCGCGCTGGAAACCGATCCTGGATGTTTATGACGAGAACGGCGTGGATGTATGCTATGAGCTGCACCCGGGCGAGGACTTGTTCGATGGCTCAACATTCGAAATGTTTGTTGACTATCTGGACGGCCATACGCGCGCCAACATTAACTATGATCCAAGCCATTTTGTCTTGCAGCAATTGGATTATCTGCAATTCATCGACCTTTACCACGACCGCATCAAAGCGTTCCACGTAAAAGACGCGGAATTCAATCCAACCGGTAAGCAAGGCGTTTACAGCGGTTTTGCTGGCTGGGCCGATCGTGCGGGACGTTTCCGCTCATTAGGCGATGGTCAGGTTGATTTTAACAGCATTTTCTCGAAATTATCTCAGTATGATTATGATAGCTGGGCGGTTTTGGAATGGGAATGCTGCATTAAGTCACCCGTTCAGGGAGCTGCGGAAGGCGCACCGTTTATTGAGAGCCATATTATTGAAGTTACAACCAAAGCATTTGACGATTTTGCCGGAACCGGTGCCGATGAGGCATTCAACCGCAAGGTGTTAGGACTTTAA